A region of the Culex quinquefasciatus strain JHB chromosome 1, VPISU_Cqui_1.0_pri_paternal, whole genome shotgun sequence genome:
GAAGGACTACCTTGGCAATAAGTGGCTAATTGATGGCTTTTGCCTCATTTGTAGTGAAGTAAGGTGGGAAATTCAAGATGCCAAAGGCTTTTGAAGTGTTTGAAGTGGTAGCGGCTTCTTCAAAAGAATCTATGATTGCACAGATAAGTAGAATCATCCAGTGAAAGTATTACTTAAACCATGtgttgtaaaataaatgttctCAATTGACGAATGCGGCTCTGTTGTGAGTAAGATATGAAAGAAAATCACTATTGATCTCCATTTCGAGTGGTGTACGATTATTCACCTAACATTCAACAATAGCAGATGGTCACAAACATCCCTTGTAGCACTATCAACAATGTCTATTTGCCCACCGACTTCtcgcttttcgataaaaaaaaccaatATCTTGGTAGAGTGCTCTGATTTGCTATCAGTTTATAGTAGAACCAGTAGCAGGTAGAATGCATCGCTCCAAAGCAACGTTTCGTGAATTTTTGGTGGCCGCAGTCGGTGAGATCATTCcgctcagtttttttttctgggattAACAAACCTGCACCAACATTCCAGCGAATATCTCGGCGATCTGCGTCGGGCTCACTGTCGGTTGGCCGTCCCCTATGTTTCAGAAGCTGACGGATCAGGGTTTGTCGGATAATCCGATCGGTTACCCGATCGTCGAAAGCGAACAGTCCTGGATCAACTCGGTGCTGGCGGTCGGGGATTTTTGGGCCATTCGCGGCCGGCTTTTTGGCAGATTGGAAAGGTCGTAAGCTGGCCCTTTGGTTGTCGGGAGTTATTCACATTGTCGGATGGATTATGTTGCTCCAGTCGACCTCGGTGCCGGTGATGATCGCGGCTAGATTTGTGCAGGGATTCGCCGGCGGTTGCATTCTGAACGGATTAACCATGTACATTGGAGAGATTGCCAGCGATGAGTACCGCGGGATTCTCGGGTCTTTTCTGCAGATTGGGCAAACCAGTAAGCATACTTGTATAGCTTATCCAGAGGAAAACTCAaacattttctatttttcagtTGGTACGCTGTACGTCTACTTGATCGGTCCATATGTTAGCTACATCTCCTTCCAGTGGATCTGCTGCGCAGTTCCACTCTTGTTTACCATTCTGTTCTTCTACATGCCGGAAACGCCACACTTTTTCATATCGAAAGGTCTCTACCAGCAAGCTGCAAACTCGCTTATGTATCTACGAGACGCATCCTTAGAGGAAATTCAAGGTGATCTGCAACTTACCAAAGATTACGTTCTGCAAGAAGAATCGGTACAAAAGTCGAACGCCTTCCGCAGTCTTTTCACCAATCGAGCAAACCTGCGGGCGCTGATGATAAGCTTCTGCTTGATTTCTCTCCAGCAATGGTCCGGAATCGACTGTATCCAATCAAACAGTGAGCTAATCTTCGAAAAGGCTGAAATAGCACTGCCCAGCGAAGTTTGCACAATCATAATGGGAGCGGTTCAGGTCGTGTTTGTGTGTTGTGTCATATTCTTCGTAGATCATTCCGGACGAAGGCCAGTTCTCATGGCTTCTACACTGGGTCTTTCCGTAGTGTTGGCGCTACTTGGTGCATACTTTCTGATGGATTCACTGGATGTTCCATCGCAGAGTATTAGCTGGATTCCACTGACCGGAATGATTGGCTTCATCTCCATCTACAACGTTGGCTTTGGACCTGTACCGTGGGCTATCGCAGCGGAAATCTTCGCACACGATGTTAAAGCACTAGGAAGCATGATCATCGTCTCCAGTTCATGGGTTCTAGACTTTTTGGCACTTCGCTTCTTCTTGTTGATCAGTGAATCCTATGGTTTCGAGTGGGCTTTCTGGATCTTTGGGCTGGTCTGTGCCGGAGCGTTCCTGTTTACGTTGTTGTGCGTAATCGAAACCAAAGGTCTTAGTCTGCAGGAGATTCAGAACCGACTGGGCGGTGGGGGAAAGAAGGTGGAGGAGGAGTAGGACATTGCGGACAAGCAATATTTATTGCCATAACAGAGAAAAATGTCTCAAGCCAACCCTTGATTTCTTAGCACATTGCGGtcaattttctctgaatcaGCTATATAATGCGGTTGTTTGACCAAACTGCAGCTGGAtctttctcaataaataaattaaaccaACGTTATAAGTGTTTAATTGACTAGTTATTTGTATTCAAGAGTTCATCGCTAAGTACTTATAGGTGTATTGCAAGCAGTCTAGTCGAGTTCGTCGAACTCGTATTATGATATGAGAGTTTCTTACAATCTATTTAAAAGTACTTCTCCGAAGTTCGTTACAAATCACAATAAAACAGTATCAAACGCATACATTCCAAAAAGGAGCGGAACGTGCGATTCAAAGTTTAACGAATGCCCAAATTGCACTAGAAAATACTTCCAACAAATACACAAAGTTTTTAACAGGTTCGGAAGCATCCACGTTACCGTTTGATGCCACCGCCAATTTGTTCCAGGTTAAGTCTCGCCTTCAGCGCAGCTACGCCTCCTCCTTCGGGAAGATCCGCCGCTTCGTCTACCACAACGGCAGGCTTCCGCTGCAACGGTGGACGACTGCGGTTTGGTCCAGCGCTCGGCAGCTGTGGTAGCTTTCGAGACAGTTTAGGCTTGCTCGCTGCTTCGCTAGACTGTTGATTGTCTACATTTTGTTGAGCCGATGGCTTTTGAGGTAGAGTTGGCTTTAATCTATTGATTGCGGGTTTTGTTAAGGGTGTTGGCTTGCTTGTTGCTGATTGTTCAGCGGTAATTTCGTCCAAGTGTTCTCGACTCAGATGAGGTGTTCGGGTTTTTGTCTTCTTCAGGGTAACGTGTCCGAACGGATTCGTAGGAGGTTCCTCTGTCGCTGGACTTCGTTTGGGATGAACTTCTGCGATGACACTTTGGAATTCTCCTATGGTTTTCTGCCTTGGCAGCTCTGGTAGTCTTCGTGGAGGTTTCTCGTCACTCTTGGAACGGTTTGAATGGAAATCGTGCACCTTTTTGAGCTTAACTTGACTAATTTGTGCTACTAGATCAGGTTCTCGAGTTTCAAGCGGTGGTGGAGTGTCGAGTACTGGTCGGTCTACGCTTTGTCCGAGCAGTGGACCTTCCGAATCGACGCTGATTGAGCGTTTCTCGAGAATAGCAGGTGTTCCTCGTGCTTTCATCTCGTGCACAGCTTCATGAGCGTCCAGTAACGTGGATTCGAGAAGGAACGGTGAGTTGACCACTTTGTTTTCGATCGTGATTTTACCCTTGTTGATGTTAACTTTAATAAAGTGCTGAGCAGGTTCAGTTTGTGGCTTTGGTGGAGGTGGAGCAGCTCTTGATGGAACGGCGTCCAGTTTGAGTGTTGTGCTGTTTATAACAGGTTTAGATACTTGCAGCCTAGCAGTTTTTGCAACTCCCATGATGGATGGCGATGCTGGTGGTACAACGTGACCGTATTTCCGCATGCGGAAGTCTTGTAAAACATTCTTTATGTAATCCCACAGAAATACTCGGTAGAAGTACACCGTTCCAGTAAAGATCATAAATAGAAGAATTGTCAACGAGATATAAAGAGCTAATGGTCCCTTGGAGCTGTCCGGATCAACAGTTGGTCCGCTATCTACCGAGCCTCCTAAACCAGCAGTTTCGCAGAATTTACCACCAAAACCTTCGTCACAGTGGCAGTTTCCTTCACTGTTGCACACTCCATGATCACTACAGCCTCCTTCGCACTCTTCACCAACGTCATTCTCCTTCAAATGAGCCAACGATACACACTTCTGGTTCCAGCACATCTTCCCCGTTCCACACTTGGCTCCATCCGGGACCAGCCCGGGGTTCGTAACATCTAGTCCTAAATCTACAATGGCGGCATTACAAACGGTGTCCCGCACCGTTCCTCTAGGTCCAAAATGGGTAAACTTGGTTGTCGTTAGCTTAGAGTACGCACCCATTCCGTAATCCAGCTTCTCATTTCTATGGCTACAGTGCAGCAATCCACACATGATGTCCTCCTGGTTGCACTTGGTGTAATCTCCCGTTAACAGGTTATTGCCACAGTTACCAAAGATGGTACCGTTGCGATTGGTTTGATAGCAGTGATCATTGAACGATCTGCCTGTGGATCCCCACAGCAGTTTGCACTGTGAATCACGGGTTCGACAACGTCCTTTGAAGCAGTAAGCTTGTCCTCCGGCACAGGGTTCCGTATCTCTGAGGTATACATCCTTTGGACAGATCGGAGACTGTCCATTGCAATGTTCCGGTAAGTCGCACTCTCCCACTGCCGATCGACAGCTTGATCCAGCTGACTTGAGCTGACAACTATCGAGATCGCAGCATTCCCCCGCTGCACAAGTTGCGTTCACCGTCAACCGACAGGTCGTGGCATCACAACACTTTGTATCACACATCTCGGACAGACCACAGTCACATTCTTCTCCAGGCTCTAGCAAACCATTGCCACATGTACTCTTGACCAACATTTTGGCCGGTTTGTTCTTCAAACACGCCCCAAGCCCATGTTGTAGACCCGTTTCAAGATGTTCGACGCTGCACGAACTCCACCGGCTAGGCGCCTTCTGGCTGCGAACCGTCTTCGCTGCCATGACGCAGTTTCCTCCAGGACACCGACATTCCGGCCCATCGTGGTCCATGTTGAAATTGTGGCCCATTTCGTGTGCTACGGTACTGGCTTGCAACGCCACGTGTTTTGTATCGACGACTTCCACTCCACCGGATCCAGCAAACGTACACATTGAGCCAAGTTCGGCCTTTCCAACGACAACTCCATCACCACTACTATCCCCAAAGTGCACTCCCGTCAGCAAGTGTGCGTTGTCGTGGGGAATCGACTGCAGCAAGGTGTCCCGCCGATATCGGAGAAAGTTATCCAGCGTTTTCTTGGAGTCCGAGCTCATCTCGATTTCGTCCTGCTCGGTCCAGATGACGACTCCGACGAGAACTATATAAATATTCAGCGGACGGTATATTATGTTCATTATGTTGACCAGGTCTAGGCAGTAGTTGTAGACCTTTTGGACGTTCATATTTCCGAGGTATAGGGCGCGATCGATCACCAGGACTAGTTCAACGTAGTTGGACTCTCGATTTGAGCGGAATGCCGTACTGAAAGCCTCTGGATGTGGCTCGTGGAATGTCTCAAGGGCACGTTTGGTCTAAAATTGtacgaaatttaaaatatgGTTCAAGACAGATTCATCAGCTAGCTTACCCGATCCTTCTTCAACAAATCGGGATTTCGTTGTACGTAGTGGCTCTGTTCTGAGCTGTCGAATTCTATCAGGTAAGTATCGTGCGTGTCGTAGACGATGCCACTGATGCCGTCGCACGTGGACAGAGCTACCGAAGATGAGATGCTACCACGAACTGTGCCCTGGTGGATGAAGGAGAACATTGGTTAAAATTGTATACTCAAttcattttcaacaaatttacaaacatttaCATTGATGAATAGAAAACCATCATTTTACACAAACATCGCTTTTTAcgcaattttgttatttttaaaacaataaaaaagtagtttatgcaacaagttgcaaaaagaggattttttcagcacgagtcgtacatttacccaacgaggttcaccgagttggataaatacgaagagtgctgaaaaaatcaagttttgcaacgagttccatacaacattttttgcaattaaaaaaacacacactgagtgaaattttatgtcaaattggtcatgtattttgtcaataaatcgtttaaatcaaatttttttttaaaaagtgttacttttcgaaacaagtgctgaaaagtgttgctattcgattctgttatttttggtacagaaaagtaggctgtttcgtcgttcaagaatgacaggaaaagtaagtagtttcacgacggaattgcaaaaataaaattttatcgtttaTCTGATCATTGAGACACAATGCAAACtccccaaaaataaaaattcaaaaatttgggaATCATTCGGTATTtgtcttctttttttcaaattgattgaaatgtgttgacaattttggtattttttagacGAAAATGGTGCACCACACATTAATGTTTTTTCCTaaatataaatttcataaaaataaccATAAACCTTCATGTTcatggaaaaaatcaactttctttGCGTGGGTTGAATTTGTCAAACGAGCTGCTCAACCATTCTGTTACCGAGAAAGAGTTAATTCGAAAGGGCAAAATAAATCCATTCACAAGAAATCTCTTCACATTCCATGAAATCCACATAGGATGCTAAAAATGTATTCCTAAGCCCAGATCACCTACGTAGAGCTTGGGACAATTATATGAGACGAAAATTGTAACAAttgaaaattcatgaaaaacctttgcagaaaaaaatatggttagGTAGAGGTAACTTTGTTCAAATCTTTCAGTAGGAATTTCAAAACAAGAAGAGATTTTTCATAATTATGTATATTAATTATATTCTTTCGACAGTTACTTCCTTGACCTGATAAAAAGGGTAaactaacaggctatcgtatAAATAAACGCTCAGATTTAGattcagattatttttttattgtaatctATTCTTAATACGTTCATGCTTCGAAAACGAAGCAAAAATGGTTTGTCAcggttttatcaaaaaaaaaaaaaaaaaaaaacgcatacTCAAACAGTGCAAGGAAAATTTACTTCTTTGTGACGTCAATTGCTTATAAAAAGAACCgtgataaattttaaatgaataaaatcataaatagcTTTTACTCGAAATTTCCCCTCCACTTACGTGATACTGACACCGCTCCAGTTCATGTTCGGCCAGCTGTTTCCGGTGGGTTTCCCCGGACGCGCTTTGCAACAGCAGAAAATGTCCTTCGGGAGCTACTATTTCATCATTTCGCCACAAATCTAGGGTGACATTTTCCCCGTCAAGCCGGTAGCTAATGGTGAGCCGCTGTTCTCGCCCACGTGGTTTGCTGGCATTTCCATCACCACCACCGCTGCTGTCATGGAATTCCGGGAAAATCCGAGCATATCGTTCGAATGTGGCTGCAAtaaagaaccaaaaaaaaagtagatCAGCACATAAATTTTCCAACCCCACAGTACCCCGGGGTACAATCCCCAACAGGCAAAAGGAGAATTAATTATTCAAACATGACGAGGCGTAAGCTTTGATTGTGTCCTGATGGCTGGGAAAACCCGCTGGCGCTGGAAAAACTCGAACTCGTCGCAGAAAGAAAGCGAAAAGAAAGTGACAACGACGGCGACGTCATCGGTGACGACATACTTCCAACCAACCGACCACGTGCAACAGGTGAATCCGGCCTCGTTTTTTCCGCGCGCACGGAAGACTCACACGAAGTCACGACTAAGTTAGAACAACCGGTGAACCTCGACATTCATTTTACGCTTCGCGGGGCGGATAGTGAGTAAGCTGGGTGGGGCAATTTGCGAACGGATTTAGGATTCGACGGTTATATGATGTCAAGAAATAAATCACCAATAATCATGAGTGATGAAACAAAcctgttacactttaaaaagtTAATATAGAGATTGCCATTTTGCCCAAACCGATAGTAGATGCAACTTATTTGCGGATACCATTCAGTCAAGTCTAGTGTAGAAGTATAAGTACGTGCTTCTTCGTTCCATATCTGCTGCCTTTCTGAATGATACCGTTTTTTTCGCAATGTTTACTATACTTGGGTCGCCAGCCGTGCCCGTGTGAACTTCCGGACTTATTGAAGCGTTCAGACGGTGAACTGCACCTCGAGTGCAGTTCGAGTGGAAAACCGTATCGTAAACCAGCTGACTGGCGGTTGTTGATGAGTGTTTGACAAAAGATATAGGAAGTCAACATTTTGTTGGACGGTTTTGTTCAATAAAATTGTGATTTGATATTCACGTTAAAAAACGCCATTGGCTCTATCatgtttgttaaaaataaatgtttaaaatacacCGAGCATCATTGATATGTGTTTCAAGTTCAAGTTCAAGTCATGTAAAGAGTAACCCACCCTCCcttcttaatttaaataaataagtcaGAATCCAAACAACAGTGTACATTAGGTTAAAAGGAAAATTACCTTTTCATTGTAAAACAATAGAAAACATTCTATGAATTCAAATTCCTACGCTACGTTCAATTTTGTATGTAAAGTGATTAGTGATTAGTGATAGATGCTCTCAAAATACAGATCCCGATTTGCGTAAACACTAGGGTGGGTGAAATGTGATTTTTCGAGCAGCCCAAGCCAAATGTATTTTCCGAATAATTTTCCGCATTCTGGCCCTTCTATTTATTGCTGAAACTGATTTTTCTTTCAAAGCGTCTGTACAGAacttcagaattttcaaaaattgaatgttATTTATGCCAATTTTATCGCAATAAGTTGGTCTAAACTGCCCACGTTCGCATAAGTGTCCTACCCGTCCCAAACATTTTTCAGCTGTTTTTTgtgtaaaagttaaatttttatcaagttttcaattggggtttttttaatccaattgaaaataaattttatggtATAGTAACTAATTTAGACTAAGTAGTACTTATATAACTAAAGTCTCATTTTTAGGGTTAAAAACATTGTTATAATCGGATAAGTTATATTTGTTGGTCCTATTTTGGCAGAAATACtatttttagtgattttgaatcaattttatcAGAATTAAAAGTTATCCAATGTGATCTTTTTAGGGAAAATGATGgtaaaaataagaagaagagaaatttcaaaaattctttaaggGTTTGCAAGGTAATTAGCTAGACTAAACACTAGTTAAATGGTTTCAAAGATTTCGTGAAACTGAAGTTTTGTTATCCTTATTtggaaaacttcaaatattagatcaaaatggcccaaaagtaactttttccaatatccttcacaattttaaatttcattttcattcattcattcatttaaacttcatttttgtaaatacataaaattggCCCTAAGACAAGTCGaaaccccaaatatgagctctttaggttaaaattaagagcgagtccacgagcaaagcatacccatctcgcatcgacctcaccaatctgcctgaaattttcaggggttgtttgtacatataaaacaagCATCtagtcaaaatatgagcactctaggtcaacgggaagtggggcaaatcgtgacacaaagtttaaaggttcaaaaacgtcaaaaatcttaaaaaggctataacaaaattcaattaaatttcaaaattcaaaatgcatctgaaagggctcaaaaaatgcaacaaaatgcagggtagagcatcccgattggttaaatttaaagaatcttcgattcacatttattgaaaatcaagctcgtttccaaggatactagatgacaccagaaaaaaagcagcttaatatttttttttaacttttattttttaaagggttaaaatggatcaaaataaacatttttatgcatgtttctattgttaAATTGTCttaggaacacgaatatgataaaattatcacaagaaaatgggatctaaggggtccccgagcaaacatttacaaccaaaaaaatcactaaaagtaaaagtgtctatttaatatgttaaactgccttacccaaagcgttctcagtctcagatggtagtcccagatgtcccctacaagctgcaggtcgaaccgagttgatatctggatgaaacacttttttatttgtgtttgaaaattatgctattttttcactaaaatgccaataactccctttagatttaaccaatcgggatgctctaccctgcattttgttggatttttgagccctttcagatgcattttgaattttgaaatttaattgaattttgcctaagttatagcctttttaagatttttgacgtttttgaacctttaaactttgtgtcccgatttgcccacttcccgttgacctagagtgctcatattttgaccagatgctagttttatatgtacaaacaacccctgaaaatttcaggtatgccctgttcgtggactcgctcttaagtattTAAAGCTGGTGCCCCGTGCGCACTTTTGCCCCGTACCACTCTAATTTGCAGCAAACTTTATCAATAACTCAAATATAGAGGGTTTTGagcgggaattctcgggaattATTTTCCaggaaattgaatatttttggaaCTTTCGATTCCctggaaatttggtcgagactcccgggaattttgaaacttataaatatagaagcaaaatattataaagccattttacactcaaaccccgatggtttggcaccaactgttgtcaaacgaacggggtcactttttagtttgacaccctttttacacggagttcatacacactaccaaacgtatgttttgatagtgtgcgtgagcgccgtgtaaaaagggaCAGttcgaccaaccaacggggtacaaactaaaaaaatgtcaaacgaaaaagtgaccaaccagggggggttgagtgtatatagattactgttgttgttaattcattcaTTTCTGGCTGATAAATCCTTCTTGATCATTCGCCGCCCTATTCTATGAAGAGCCATATTGATGTTCGATTGTTTAAATGCTTCAGTAATTTGGtgattgaaaaagtaaaatcaaacttgatgaaaatgccaataactgTTGATGATGACATGACTACTAAGTTGGGGTCCCAagagttttacataaaatagtagtttatgcaacaagttgcaaaaagaggattttttcagcacgagtcgtacatttatccaacgaggttcaccgagttggataaatacgaagagtgctgaaaaaatcaagttttgcaacgagttccatacaacatgttttgcaattccaaaaaacacacacagagtgaaattttaagtcaaattttcatgtattttgtcaataaatcgtttaaaccaaaaaaaaaatgttgaaaagtgttacttttcaaaacaagtgctgaaaagttcaacttttcagcacccatttgagtgctgaaaagtagaacttttcagcatttattttgaaaagtgttgctattcgattctgttattttcggtacagaaaagtaggctatttcgtcgttcaagaatgacaggaaaagtaagtagtttcacgacggaattgcaaaaaaaataattttcacttCCAGATTTGAAAAATCTGAAGTAGATAATATAAGAA
Encoded here:
- the LOC6045601 gene encoding disintegrin and metalloproteinase domain-containing protein 33, coding for MLAAPGAFISTTVIVVIVVVVCGQVQTARLSEPSDAGSQDSSGSGNEATFERYARIFPEFHDSSGGGDGNASKPRGREQRLTISYRLDGENVTLDLWRNDEIVAPEGHFLLLQSASGETHRKQLAEHELERCQYHGTVRGSISSSVALSTCDGISGIVYDTHDTYLIEFDSSEQSHYVQRNPDLLKKDRTKRALETFHEPHPEAFSTAFRSNRESNYVELVLVIDRALYLGNMNVQKVYNYCLDLVNIMNIIYRPLNIYIVLVGVVIWTEQDEIEMSSDSKKTLDNFLRYRRDTLLQSIPHDNAHLLTGVHFGDSSGDGVVVGKAELGSMCTFAGSGGVEVVDTKHVALQASTVAHEMGHNFNMDHDGPECRCPGGNCVMAAKTVRSQKAPSRWSSCSVEHLETGLQHGLGACLKNKPAKMLVKSTCGNGLLEPGEECDCGLSEMCDTKCCDATTCRLTVNATCAAGECCDLDSCQLKSAGSSCRSAVGECDLPEHCNGQSPICPKDVYLRDTEPCAGGQAYCFKGRCRTRDSQCKLLWGSTGRSFNDHCYQTNRNGTIFGNCGNNLLTGDYTKCNQEDIMCGLLHCSHRNEKLDYGMGAYSKLTTTKFTHFGPRGTVRDTVCNAAIVDLGLDVTNPGLVPDGAKCGTGKMCWNQKCVSLAHLKENDVGEECEGGCSDHGVCNSEGNCHCDEGFGGKFCETAGLGGSVDSGPTVDPDSSKGPLALYISLTILLFMIFTGTVYFYRVFLWDYIKNVLQDFRMRKYGHVVPPASPSIMGVAKTARLQVSKPVINSTTLKLDAVPSRAAPPPPKPQTEPAQHFIKVNINKGKITIENKVVNSPFLLESTLLDAHEAVHEMKARGTPAILEKRSISVDSEGPLLGQSVDRPVLDTPPPLETREPDLVAQISQVKLKKVHDFHSNRSKSDEKPPRRLPELPRQKTIGEFQSVIAEVHPKRSPATEEPPTNPFGHVTLKKTKTRTPHLSREHLDEITAEQSATSKPTPLTKPAINRLKPTLPQKPSAQQNVDNQQSSEAASKPKLSRKLPQLPSAGPNRSRPPLQRKPAVVVDEAADLPEGGGVAALKARLNLEQIGGGIKR
- the LOC6045600 gene encoding LOW QUALITY PROTEIN: facilitated trehalose transporter Tret1-2 homolog (The sequence of the model RefSeq protein was modified relative to this genomic sequence to represent the inferred CDS: inserted 2 bases in 1 codon), producing the protein MHRSKATFREFLVAAVANISAICVGLTVGWPSPMFQKLTDQGLSDNPIGYPIVESEQSWINSVLAVXGIFGPFAAGFLADWKGRKLALWLSGVIHIVGWIMLLQSTSVPVMIAARFVQGFAGGCILNGLTMYIGEIASDEYRGILGSFLQIGQTIGTLYVYLIGPYVSYISFQWICCAVPLLFTILFFYMPETPHFFISKGLYQQAANSLMYLRDASLEEIQGDLQLTKDYVLQEESVQKSNAFRSLFTNRANLRALMISFCLISLQQWSGIDCIQSNSELIFEKAEIALPSEVCTIIMGAVQVVFVCCVIFFVDHSGRRPVLMASTLGLSVVLALLGAYFLMDSLDVPSQSISWIPLTGMIGFISIYNVGFGPVPWAIAAEIFAHDVKALGSMIIVSSSWVLDFLALRFFLLISESYGFEWAFWIFGLVCAGAFLFTLLCVIETKGLSLQEIQNRLGGGGKKVEEE